A window from Primulina eburnea isolate SZY01 chromosome 2, ASM2296580v1, whole genome shotgun sequence encodes these proteins:
- the LOC140817694 gene encoding cytokinin riboside 5'-monophosphate phosphoribohydrolase LOG1, with protein sequence MERESEVKASKFKRICVFCGSSQGKKTSYQESAIELGKVLVSRNIDLVYGGGSIGLMGLVSQAVHDGGRHVMGVIPKTLMPRELTGVTVGEVKAVADMHQRKAEMARHSDAFIALPGGYGTLEELLEVITWAQLGIHDKPVGLLNVDGYYNSLLSFIDKAVEEGFISPSARHIIVSAPNAKELVKKLEDYVPRHERVASKHSWEMEQLGYSPIYDLSR encoded by the exons atgGAGAGAGAGAGCGAAGTGAAGGCGTCCAAATTCAAGAGGATTTGTGTGTTCTGTGGGAGTAGCCAAGGAAAGAAGACTAGCTATCAAGAATCCGCCATTGAGCTGGGCAAAGTCTTG GTTTCTAGGAACATTGATTTGGTGTATGGAGGAGGCAGCATAGGACTTATGGGTTTGGTTTCACAAGCTGTTCATGATGGTGGTCGGCATGTCATGGG GGTGATTCCCAAGACGCTCATGCCTCGAGAG TTAACTGGTGTGACAGTGGGAGAAGTGAAGGCTGTTGCAGATATGCACCAAAGGAAAGCAGAAATGGCTAGgcattctgatgcttttattgCCTTGCCAG GTGGCTATGGAACTCTTGAGGAATTGCTTGAAGTGATCACATGGGCTCAACTGGGAATCCATGATAAACCG GTAGGATTGCTAAATGTGGATGGATACTACAACTCTTTACTGTCGTTCATCGACAAAGCCGTGGAGGAAGGATTCATTAGCCCAAGTGCACGCCATATCATTGTCTCGGCACCGAACGCAAAGGAGCTTGTCAAAAAATTGGAG GATTATGTACCTCGACACGAAAGAGTGGCTTCAAAACATAGCTGGGAAATGGAGCAGCTGGGTTATTCCCCTATATACGATCTTTCGAGGTGA
- the LOC140817686 gene encoding 29 kDa ribonucleoprotein A, chloroplastic, with translation MAASLHFLTLNPQTLSHHSAAAAAAAPSSFAIFTLKPLPKSNLSLSAGNCGVNYATPTSRFSGKVAFSSDLDLEEDDFSGPVEASLSPDLKLFVGNLPFDVDSAALAGLFQQAGNVEMVEVIYDRLSGRSRGFGFVTMSKIEEAEAAVQQFNGYEFQGRELRVNSGPPPAKRENSSFREGPRGRTSSGDSNRVYVGNLSWGVDDLALETLFSERGKVKEARVVYDRDSGRSKGFGFVTLSSPDEVNNAIESLDGADLNGRAIRVSAAESRDSRPRRPY, from the exons ATGGCTGCTTCactccacttccttaccctcaACCCACAAACCCTTTCGCACCACTCAGCCGCCGCCGCCGCAGCCGCACCATCTTCTTTCGCTATATTCACACTCAAACCTCTACCTAAATCAAATCTCTCGCTTTCCGCCGGTAATTGTGGCGTCAACTACGCGACTCCCACTTCCAGATTTTCGGGGAAGGTTGCGTTTTCGTCGGATTTGGACCTGGAAGAAGATGACTTTTCCGGGCCGGTGGAGGCGAGTTTGTCGCCTGACTTGAAGCTCTTTGTGGGGAACTTGCCTTTTGATGTTGATAGCGCAGCCCTTGCAGGATTGTTCCAACAGGCCGGAAATGTCGAGATGGTTGAG GTTATCTACGACAGGCTCTCGGGAAGAAGTAGGGGCTTTGGTTTTGTGACTATGTCTAAAATCGAAGAAGCTGAAGCTGCTGTTCAACAATTTAATGGATAT GAATTTCAGGGAAGAGAACTGAGGGTAAATTCTGGGCCACCACCAGCTAAAAGGGAAAATTCCTCGTTTAGGGAGGGACCTAGAGGAAGGACGAGTTCTGGTGATTCAAACAGAGTTTATGTGGGTAACCTTTCATGGGGAGTAGATGATCTTGCACTTGAGACCTTGTTTAGCGAGCGTGGAAAGGTTAAGGAAGCCAGGGTGGTGTACGACAGAGACAGTGGTAGATCTAAGGGCTTTGGGTTTGTAACTCTCAGTTCTCCTGATGAGGTCAACAATGCCATCGAGTCATTGGATGGAGCT GACCTTAATGGTAGGGCTATTAGAGTTAGCGCTGCTGAATCCCGTGACTCCCGTCCAAGGCGTCCATATTAG